In the genome of Impatiens glandulifera chromosome 6, dImpGla2.1, whole genome shotgun sequence, the window CAACATTTGGCATGTTCCATTGCTTTTAAGGGTAAGCtttcttaaatttatgtttGTCTGATGGGTTATCTTCTTCTAGTATATCATTCTTTATAGCTAACAGTTtgaattacattattttaaactCATAATTTAGGATCAGAAGGTGCACATGGCAATCTCAAAAGCATTGAACCTTGGGTATGTCTGATGCGATCCGACTTCTTGCGAATATCTGTTTCATTTGACTTGAAATCATTTTAAGAttctttgttgttgttgttgtgcaGTATCGTTAGTGAACCTTCTATGTTGGAATGGTCAACCAGGGCTGAACTCTGCGATAAATTGAATGAAACGGTATGCCATGAGGTGATCTTTGTTCGTTCTTGTggttgaattcaaaattttagttttactcattattattattaacttacaGGTGAGGATTGCCATGGTTGGAAAATACACAGGTCTCTCAGATTCATACCTTTCAGTGCTAAAGGTGAACTTTGCTCTAGTTAATTTATTCTTGGTTATTGCAGACAGTTTTCTGATTGTGGTTGTTTATTGCAGGCTCTTTTGGACGCTTCTGTTGCTTGTCGTAAGAAACTTCAGGTTGACTGGGTACGATCCAGCGATCTCgaagatgaaactgctaaggaGGTTAgaatatattcattttaatttacctTACTCATGGTTTTTATTTACTTATCCCTAACAAGCTCTAAATTTGTCTCATTGCAGGATCCCGAAGCTTATAAAGCTGCATGGGATTTATTGAAGGTTTGTTCGACTTTactttacaatatatatatttgttttaattattattgtgatttaatgtttgataaaaacaattttataggAAGTAGATGGTGTACTTGTTCCCGGAGGATTTGGTGATAGAGGTGTACAAGGGAAAATTTTGGCGGCTAAGTATGCTAGGGAGAACAAGATTCCTTATCTCGGTATATGTTTGGGAATGCAAATTGCTGTGATCGAGTTTGGTCGATCAGTTCTAGGAATGGAAGATGCAAACAGCTCTGAATTCGATCCCAACACTAAGAACCCTTGTGTCATATTTATGCCCgaggtttgttttgttttgtttgtttgtactTCTTTTCATAAGATGTTGACATCTAATCTCGATTTCTTGTCTTAATTGTTGACAGGGTTCTAAAACCCATATGGGAGGCACCATGCGACTTGGATCTAGGAGGACTTATTTTAATGTCTCGGATTGCAAATCCGCCAAACTGTATGGTAACAAAAGCTTTATTGACGAGAGACATAGACATAGATACGAGGTTAATCCTGATATGGTGGAAACATTTGAAGATGCTGGTCTCTCTTTTACTGGTAAAGATGAAACTGGTCAAAGAATGGAggtacatataaatatatattgcacTTTTTATTACAAGTTTGTTCTAAAAGAAGTTAGTAAACAATGCTTATTATTATGTATTCAGATTGTCGAGCTATTGGGACACCCATACTTTATTGGAGTTCAATTCCACCCCGAGTTTAAATCAAGACCCGGAAAACCATCGCCTCTCTTCTTAGGTGAGTATTTGTGGGTAAAAAAAATAcgataaataaatgaaaaatgtgAATTCCGGGACTAATTGCTGTTACGAAAACAGGACTTATAAGGGCGGCTTGTGGACAATCATCAGACGGTAGTACATTGAAGAAAGGTGCGAGTTCTATGAAAGGAAACGGATTGAGCAATTTAAGCCATAACTTTGGAAATGGAAAAAAGGCTAAGGCGCTTGAGGTTATATATAGCAATGAAAATGGGGTAATCTGTTAGCTTATGTTTTATGGTTTATGGTTATGTACAGTACAACAAAGAGGGGAAGATGACTATGGTTTGATTGTTTCTTCTAGATTCTAATCAGAAGAATAATAggagaatattattattaattaattgaggggattaattaattaattaattgggtAATGggatattaataaattttcttatttttgttagttgAAGCTTGTATCTCTATGAAAGAGGTGATGCCAACTGACTTTTGCTTGTTTTTATTGTAAGAGAgatttgttgttgtttttataGAACAGAGTTATATCAATTTggtttgtttctttttctttccttactttctttttgtttatatgattttattattgtttatggATCTAAAGTTGAATTAAATatctttgtttttaaaaaaaatattatttgaaaactggCTATATTAAGGTGGTTATACTAGggataatttctagatttaggGATAACTTGGACCTTTATACACAATCAATAGACAGAAATGACAAATGTATCTAATTTATATTctgacatttttttaaaataatcaaataattaaacaaaattgagTAAAAT includes:
- the LOC124941460 gene encoding CTP synthase 2-like, producing MKYVLVTGGVVSGLGKGVTASSVGVLLQACGLRVTSIKIDPYLNTDAGTMSPFEHGEVFVLDDGGEVDLDLGNYERFLDIKLTRDNNITTGKIYQSVIDRERKGDYLGKTVQVVPHITDAIQDWIERAAMIPVDGKEGHADVCVIELGGTIGDIESMPFIEALGQFAYRVGSGNFCLIHVSLVPVLNVVGEQKTKPTQHCVKGLRSLGLMPNILACRSTMELEENVKQKLCQFCHVPAENIITLYDVSNIWHVPLLLRDQKVHMAISKALNLGIVSEPSMLEWSTRAELCDKLNETVRIAMVGKYTGLSDSYLSVLKALLDASVACRKKLQVDWVRSSDLEDETAKEDPEAYKAAWDLLKEVDGVLVPGGFGDRGVQGKILAAKYARENKIPYLGICLGMQIAVIEFGRSVLGMEDANSSEFDPNTKNPCVIFMPEGSKTHMGGTMRLGSRRTYFNVSDCKSAKLYGNKSFIDERHRHRYEVNPDMVETFEDAGLSFTGKDETGQRMEIVELLGHPYFIGVQFHPEFKSRPGKPSPLFLGLIRAACGQSSDGSTLKKGASSMKGNGLSNLSHNFGNGKKAKALEVIYSNENGVIC